A single Vanacampus margaritifer isolate UIUO_Vmar chromosome 14, RoL_Vmar_1.0, whole genome shotgun sequence DNA region contains:
- the wdr45 gene encoding WD repeat domain phosphoinositide-interacting protein 4 — protein sequence MALQRRGVISLQFNQDHSCFCCSMESGVRIYNVEPLMEKGHLDHEQVGSVASCSMLHRSNLLALVGGGVSPKFSDISVLIWDDARECRDAKDKLVLEFTFTKPVLAVRMRHDKIVMVLKNRIYVYSFPDKPLKLFEFDTRDNPKGLCDLCPSLDKQLLVFPGHKCGSLQLVDVSNTKPGTSSAPFTINAHQSEIACVALNQTGGVAASASRKGTLIRLFDTSSRDKLVELRRGTDPATLYCLNFSHDSSFLCASSDKGTVHIFALKDTKLNRRSALARVGKVGPVIGQYVDSQWSLASFTVPAECACICAFGKNTSKNVNSVIAICVDGTFHKYVFTPDGNCNREAFDVYLDICDDDDF from the exons ATGGCCCTGCAGCGCAGAGGAGTCATCAGTCTGCAGTTCAACCAGGACCACA GTTGCTTCTGTTGCTCCATGGAGTCGGGCGTGCGCATTTACAACGTGGAGCCGTTGATGGAGAAAGGCCACCTCG ATCACGAGCAGGTGGGAAGCGTGGCGTCATGCTCCATGCTGCATCGCTCCAACCTGCTGGCCCTGGTTGGGGGCGGAGTCAGTCCTAAGTTCTCCGACATATCCG TGCTGATCTGGGACGACGCGCGCGAGTGCCGGGACGCCAAAGACAAGCTGGTGCTGGAGTTCACCTTCACCAAGCCGGTGCTGGCGGTCCGAATGCGACACGACAA gATCGTCATGGTGTTGAAGAACAGGATCTACGTGTACAGTTTTCCCGACAAGCCGCTCAAGCTCTTTGAGTTTGACACGCGTGACAACCCCAAAG GTCTGTGCGACTTGTGTCCGAGTCTGGACAAGCAGCTGCTGGTCTTCCCAGGACACAAATGTGGAAGTCTGCAGCTGGTG GATGTGTCCAACACCAAACCCGGGACGTCGTCGGCGCCGTTCACCATCAACGCGCACCAGAGCGAGATCGCCTGCGTGGCGCTCAACCAGACGGGAGGCGTGGCCGCCTCGGCCTCTCGCAAGGGGACGCTCATCCGGCTCTTCGACACCAGCAGCCGCGACAAACTGGTGGAGCTGCGGCGAGGCACCGACCCCGCCACGCTCTACTG CCTCAACTTCAGCCACGACTCGTCCTTCTTGTGCGCGTCCAGCGACAAAGGGACGGTCCACATCTTCGCCCTGAAAGACACCAAGCTCAACCGGCGCTCGGC gTTGGCGCGCGTGGGCAAGGTGGGCCCCGTTATCGGCCAGTACGTGGACAGCCAGTGGTCGCTGGCCAGCTTCACCGTCCCCGCCGAGTGCGCCTGCATCTGCGCCTTCGGCAAGAACACGTCCAAGAACGTCAACTCCGTCATCG CCATCTGCGTGGACGGCACCTTCCACAAATACGTCTTCACGCCCGACGGGAACTGCAACCGAGAGGCCTTCGACGTCTACTTGGACATTTGCGACGACGACGACTTCTGA